The proteins below come from a single Armigeres subalbatus isolate Guangzhou_Male unplaced genomic scaffold, GZ_Asu_2 Contig1081, whole genome shotgun sequence genomic window:
- the LOC134202192 gene encoding putative glycerol kinase 5: IDAKLTAKQIACLSISTQRNTFTCWNKLTGHVYHNFITWKDLRADTLVQQWNQSYKFRILRAGAKVLHFFTRNKRFLAGSVIKMMNPQVTLRLAWILQNNAELQRDVKYGNVLYGTIDSWVLYRLRQGLDQSRVVEHIGDVTNCTSTGFYDPFGQEWAGWALSLFNIKKELLPKVVDNSYNFGYVDESLFGSSIKIGTSISDQSASLWGNCCFEKGDVKITMGTGSFLNINTGSKCLASVHGLYPLVGYKIATYDSTELVYLMEGASNDNGSIIEWAMHIGLFTDPRDSARMALSVPDSDGVSFIPAFSGLGPPIRDDTAGTGFIGIKASTRKEHLVRAILESLAYRIALLYVCALKETRYAFTRIKVDGGVSRNDFICQTMADLTGLPVERGEVADSTALGAMFLAGLNVGIWRSKQELIDIRKIDRVFEPIVANKSKCLQSMRSWERAVERFKRWYITEELNSYT, from the exons atagATGCTAAGCTTACCGCCAAACAAATCGCCTGCCTGAGTATATCAACACAGCGAAACACGTTCACCTGCTGGAATAAACTGACCGGCCATGTGTACCACAACTTTATCACCTGGAAGGATCTTCGCGCGGACACGCTTGTTCAACAATGGAACCAGAGTTACAAATTTAG GATTCTCAGAGCCGGTGCCAAGGTTCTGCACTTCTTCACTCGTAACAAACGCTTCCTGGCGGGTAGCGTGATCAAAATGATGAATCCGCAGGTCACGTTGCGCTTGGCGTGGATCTTGCAGAACAACGCCGAACTCCAACGGGACGTCAAGTACGGTAACGTGCTGTATGGAACGATTGATTCCTGGGTGCTGTACCGATTGCGTCAGGGTCTGGACCAATCGCGTGTAGTGGAACATATAGGGGATGTGACCAACTGCACCTCGACGGGGTTCTACGATCCCTTTGGACAGGAATGGGCCGGCTGGGCCCTGAGTTTGTTCAACATTAAG AAAGAGCTTTTACCAAAGGTGGTTGATAATTCTTACAATTTTGGATATGTTGATGAATCGCTGTTTGGTAGTTCGATCAAGATTGGAACATCG ATTTCTGACCAGTCTGCTTCATTGTGGGGTAATTGCTGCTTCGAAAAAGGTGATGTCAAGATCACGATGGGAACGGGATCATTCTTGAACATCAACACTGGTTCAAAATGCCTTGCTTCGGTTCATGGACTGTATCCCTTGGTGGGATACAAAATAGCTACGTACGATAGCACCGAACTTGTGTATCTTATGGAAGGCGCATCCAATGACAATGGATCCATTATTGAATGGGCAATGCACATAGGACTTTTCACGGATCCACGTGACAGCGCAAGAATGGCCCTATCAGTACCCGATTCTGATGGAGTTTCGTTCATTCCAGCCTTCAGTGGACTTGGG CCTCCTATCCGCGATGACACCGCGGGAACAGGTTTCATAGGAATCAAAGCGTCGACCCGAAAAGAACATTTAGTTCGTGCCATTCTTGAAAGTCTTGCATACCGAATTGCATTACTTTACGTCTGTGCATTGAAAGAAACGCGCTACGCCTTTACACGAATTAAGGTCGATGGGGGAGTTTCTCGGAACGACTTCATCTGTCAAACTATGGCCGATCTTACAGGCTTGCCAGTTGAACGCGGTGAAGTGGCAGATTCTACTGCGTTGGGGGCAATGTTTCTTGCTGGGCTCAATGTAGGGATCTGGCGCAGCAAACAGGAACTGATTGATATTAGGAAGATCGATCGGGTTTTCGAACCGATCGTTGCCAATAAGAGCAAATGTTTGCAAAGTATGCGATCATGGGAACGAGCCGTTGAACGATTTAAACGATGGTACATCACTGAAGAACTGAACAGTTATACCTGA